GGAGCCGTCCCTCACCGTCACCGGGCTGGAGCTGCGGGAGGACGCCTGCCGTCTGGCCCGGCGCACCGCCCAGCGCAGCAGCTGGCAGGAGCGGCTGCTGTGCCAACAGGGAGACCTGCGGCGGCGGGAGGACCTGCCCCCGGCGGGCGGGTTCGATCTGGTGGTATCCAATCCCCCCTACTTCCCGCCGGAGACGGGGCGTGTCTCCCCGCAGGAGACACGTGGCACCGCCCGGTCGGAGATAACGTGTACATTGGAGGATGTGTGCCGGGCCGCCGGTTGGCTGCTGCGGTGGGGCGGGCGCTTCTGCGTGGTGTTCCCCACAGAGCGGCTGGCGGAGCTGATGGAGACGGCCCGCCGCTTCGGGCTGGAGCCTAAGCGGCTGCGGCTGGTGCAGCACGATGCCGTCGGGGCTCCCGGTCTGGTGCTGCTGGAATGTCGTCGGGGCGGGAAGCCGGGGCTGCGGGCAGAGCCAACACTGCTGCTCTACGGCCCCGACGGCCGGGAGACGGCGGAGCATCGCCGTGCCTATTTTCGTGAGGAGGAGCAAGCGCTATGAGCGGAACATTATATCTGGTGGCCACCCCCATCGGCAATCTGGGGGATCTGTCCCCCCGTGGGGTGCAGACCTTGCAGGAGGCAGACTTCATCGCCACCGAGGACACCCGTGTGTCCATGAAGCTGCTGAACCATTTCGACATCAAAAAGCCGCTGGTCAGCTACCACGAGCACAACCGGGCCGCCGCCGGGCAGGCCATTCTGGCCCGGCTGCTGGCCGGAGAGACGTGTGCGCTGGTGACGGACGCCGGGACCCCTGCCATCAGCGATCCCGGCGAGGATCTGGTGCGGCTGTGCGGGGAAAACGGCGTCACGGTGCAGGCCATCCCCGGCTGCTGCGCCGCCGTGTGCGCTCTGGCGGTGTCGGGGCTGCCTACCGGGCGTTTCACCTTTGAGGGATTCCTCTCTGCCAACAAAAAGGAGCGGCGGGAGGCCCTGACCCGGCTGGCGGCGGAGCAGCGCACCATGGTGTTCCACGAGGCTCCCCACAAGCTGCGGCCCACGCTGGCGGATATGCTGGAGCTGCTGGGAGATCGGCCGGTGGCTCTGTGTCGAGAGCTGACCAAACTCCACGAGGAGACCATCCGCACCACCCTGTCCGGCGCTGTGGCGCTGTACCGGGAGAAGGAGCCACGGGGGGAATACGTGCTGGTGGTGGCGGGAGCCCCCCGGCAGGAGGCCCCGGCCCTGACGCTGGCGGAGGGCGTGGCCATGGTGCAGAGCCTGCGGCAGCAGGGCCAGCGGATGAAGGACGCCGTCCGCCGGGTGGCGGAGGACACAGGTCTCTCCCGCAACGAGCTGTATCAGGCGGCACTGCAGGAGGAGTGAGGCAGGGCCTTTCAGCGGATGCCGGAGGTACATATGATCGACTATACCATCGACTATATAAAGGCGCACGATTTTTCCACCGGCCACCGGAAGCGGCTGTTACAGGACAGGAAATGCGGCTGCTTTTATTGTCTGAAAATTTTCGCCCCCAAGGAGATCAGAAATTGGATCGAGGACGTGGGCGGTACGGCGATCTGCCCGTATTGCGGCATAGATTCCGTCATCGGGGAGCATAGCGGGTATCCCATCACCAGAGAATTTCTGGAGCAGATGCGCCAATATTGGTTTTGAGAGATCGCAATACCAACATATGGAAAATTTTCTATGCGGTCATCCTGTCCTGAAAAGCTGTCCGTGGGAGACAGCTATTTTCAGGGCGGTGGTTTTCGTGCAGCATTTGGGTGCAGCAAATGGCAGGAAGAGGGAAGAGCCTTTTTAGCTCCTCCCTCTTCCTCATTTATTCTCATCAGTTCATGGAGTCGGCGGTATCGTGGAACAGCTCCCGGACACGCTCCAGCAGGGGGCGGTGCTCCGGCCGGGAGAGATCCTCGTCCCGGCACAGCAGCGCTCTGGCGGCGGACTGGGCCTCCTCCAGCAGCTGCATATCGCAGGCCAGATCCGCAATTTTCAGGGTAGGCAGGCCGTGCTGGCGCTGGCCGAAGAAGTCGCCGGGGCCACGCAGGTGCAGGTCCTCCTGAGAAATTTCAAAGCCGTTGTTGGTGCGGGTCATGACCTTCAGCCGCCGCCGGGTCTCCTCACTGGGATGCTCCGACAGCAGGATGCAGTAGCTCTTGGCCTGACCACGGCCCACCCGGCCACGCAGCTGGTGCAGCTGGGACAGGCCGAAGCGCTCGGCGTTCTCCACCACCATACAGGTGGCGTTGGGGACGTCCACGCCCACCTCCACCACGGTGGTGGACACCAGAATATCGCTCTCCCCGGCGGCAAAGGTCTCCATGACCTTCTCCTTTTCCTTAGGCTTCATCTTGCCGTGGAGCACCGATACCCGCAGGTCCGGGAAGGTCTCCTCCTGCAGCTTTTTGGCGTAGGCCGTGACGGCCTTCCGCTCGTCGGGGAGGGTATCACCGTCCCCCACCAGCGGGCAGACGATGAACACCTGATGCCCCTCCTGCACCTGCTTGCGCAGGAAGGCGTTGACCCGTGGGCGGTAGCTCTCCCCCAAGGCGAAGGTATCCACCTTCTGCCGTCCCGGCGGCAGCTGGTCGATGACCGACACATCCAGATCACCGTAGATCACCAACGCCAGCGTCCGGGGAATGGGTGTGGCCGACAGCACCAGCATATGGGGAGCCTCCGCCTTCTGGCTCAGGGCCGCCCGCTGGTTGACGCCGAAGCGGTGCTGCTCGTCCGTCACCACCAGCCCCAGCCGTCCGTACTGCACGTCCCCCGTCAGTAAGGCGTGGGTGCCAATGCACAGGTCGATGGTGCCTCCGGCCAGTCCCGCCAGTGTTTCCCGCCGCTCCTTGGAACGGGTAGAGCCTGTGAGCAGGGCGCAGGTCAGGCCCAGCCGGGCCATCAGGGGCGACAGCGTTTCAAAATGCTGCCGGGCCAGGATCTCCGTAGGGGCCATCAGGGCCGACTGCCACCCGCTCTGGGCGGCGAACCAGATGCAGGCCGCCGCCACCATGGTCTTGCCGCTGCCCACATCCCCCTGACACAGGCGGTTCATGGGGCGACCGGCGGTCATGTCACCTATGGTATCCTCCACGGCACGGCGCTGGGCGTCCGTCAGAGTGAAGGGCAGGGCGTTATAAAAGAGATCCATGGAGACCTTGCGGCACACCGGGCCGAACACGTCCTCCCGGCGGCTCCGCAGCAGCCGGAGGCCACAGGTCAGCAGGAACAGCTCCTCGAAAGCCAGACGGCGCCGGGCTTGGGTCAGCGCCTCCGGCGAGTCGGGGAAGTGGACGTTTTCGTAAGCATAGTTGATGTAGCACAGGCGGTGCTCCCGCCGCACCTCATCCGGCAGTACGTCCGGCAGCAGCTCCCGGCAGGCGTCCAGTCCCTGCCGCACCGCCTGAGTCAGCATCAGCTGGCTGATGCCTGCCGTCAGGGAGTAGATGGGCATGATGCGCCCTGTCAGGTGCTGGCGGCCCTCCGGCTCCAGCAGAGGGTTCACCATCTGATGACGGCGCTGGCCCTCCACCTTGCCGTAGAAGATGTAGATCTCCCCCCGGTGGAGGCTGTTTTTCCGGTACTCCTGATTGAAAAATACCACATCCAGCGTTCCCGTCTCGTCCACGGCACGGGTGCGGACGATGGGGCGGCCGCCGGGGATGCGGTGGGCGGTGGGGTCGGCGGCGATCATGGCCCGGACGCAGACATTCTCCCCCTCCGTCAGGTCACGGATGGGGCGGGTCAGTGTCCGATCCTCGTAGGTGCGGGGGAAATAGCTGATGAGGTCACGCAGGGTGGTGATGCCCAGCTTCTCCAGAGCCTTGGCCCGTGTCTCTCCGATGCCCTTGATATACCGCACGTTGGTGGATAGCTCCGCCATAGGGCCGCCTCCTTAAAACCATTTTTTCCGTTTGAAGATCCACAGCTCCACCAGCACGCATACCACGCTGACGATGCAGATCACCAGATAGCCGTGCTCCGCCGTCAGCTCCGGCATATTTTGGAAGTTCATGCCGTACCATCCGGCAATGAGGGACAGCGGCAGAAACACTGTGGTGACAATGGTGAGGATCTTCATGATCTGGTTCTGCCGCATATCCACCTGCGTCTGGTGCATCTCCCGCAGCTGGAGGGAATACTCCTTCTCCTGCTCCGTCATGGTCAGCAGCCGCTGGGCCTTGCCGGAGAGATGCTCCAGCAGCCGCTGGACGTGCTCCTCTGCGTCCGGGATGGCATCGGCCAGCACGGCATAGAGGTCGTCCAGCTGGGCATAGTAGCCCGCCAGCACCGACAGCTCCCGGCGGATGCGGAACAGCTTCTTGTCGAAATCCTCCGCCTGTTGCGCCAGCAGAACTTCCTCCAATGCCGTCAGGCGCTCCTCGTAGTGCTGGAGGCTTTCCATGTCCTCCGCCGTCAGCCGGGCCAGCAGCTCCGACAGCAGCTGAGCCGGGGTCTCCCCCGGAAGGCCCGGCAGCAGGCCCTGCAAAAAACCGCCCTTTTCCACCAGCAGCAGTTTTTTCTCCGTCAGATAGTAGCCGAAGAAGTGCTTTTCGCCGGTGGGGGCCATGCGCTGAGGCATGGCGTAGGTCCCGATGACGCCGCTCTGGAGCCGCTCCGCCTTGCAGAATATGCCCCGTCCCGGCAGGATCTGGTGCCGGGAGGTCAGCTCCGGATAGCGCTGGCCAAAGGCTTCAAAGGTCAGCAGCTCATATAATTCGCTCATATCATGTACCTTCCCGAATGTGAGATGGGTTCGCCCAAATGGCGCAGAGCCATTTGGGCGATGAGGGTGTATCAATCGCTGTCCAGCTTGAGGACGGCCATGAAGGCCTCGGTGGGAACCTGTACGGTTCCCAGATTCCGCATCTTCTTCTTGCCTGCTCCCCACAAAAGCAAGCTTTTGTGGGGTCCCCGGATCAGATTCAAATGGCCGGAAATGAATTCCGCCCATTTCAAGGTTTTGCCTGCGGCAAAACGCTTGGACGCCGCACTTGCGGCGGGAAGGCAAAAAGAATCAATCGCTGTCCAGCTTGAGGACGGCCATGAAGGCCTCGGTGGGAACCTGTACGGTTCCCAGGTTCCGCATCTTCTTGCCTGCTCCCCACAAAAGCAAGCTTTTGTGGGGTCCCCGGATCAGATTCAAATGGCTGGAAATGAATTCCGCCCATTTCAAGGTTTTGCCTGCGGCAAAACGCTTGGACGCCGCACTTGCGGCGGGAAGGCAAAAAGAATCAATCGCTGTCCAGCTTGAGGACGGCCATGAAGGCCTCGGTGGGAACCTGTACGGTTCCCAGATTCCGCATCTTCTTCTTGCCTGCTCCCCACAAAAGCAAGCTTTTGTGGGGTCCCCGGATCAGATTCAAATGGCCGGAAATGAATTCCGCCCATTTCAAGGTTTTGCCTGCGGCAAAACGCTTGGACGCCGCACTTGCGGCGGGAAGGCAAAAAGAATCAATCGCTGTCCAGCTTGAGGACGGCCATGAAGGCCTCGGTGGGAACCTGTACGGTTCCCAGGTTCCGCATCTTCTTGCCTGCTCCCCACAAAAGCAAGCTTTTGTGGGGTCCCCGGATCAGATTCAAATGGCTGGAAATGAATTCCGCCCATTTCAAGGTTTTGCCTGCGGCAAAACGCTTGGACGCCGCACTTGCGGCGGGAAGGCAAAAAGAATCAATCGCTGTCCAGCTTGAGGACGGCCATGAAGGCCTCGGTGGGAACCTGTACGGTTCCCAGATTCCGCATCTTCTTCTTGCCTTCCTTCTGCTTTTCCAGCAGCTTCTTTTTACGAGTGATATCGCCGCCGTAGCACTTGGCCAGCACGTCCTTACGCATGGCCTTCACCGTTTCACGGGCGATGATGCGCCCGCCGATGGCCGCCTGAATAGGCACCTCAAACAGCTGGCGGGGGATATTCTCCTTCAGCTTTTCGCACAGCCGCCGGGCGCGGGGATAGGCCTTATCC
The genomic region above belongs to Vescimonas coprocola and contains:
- a CDS encoding tRNA1(Val) (adenine(37)-N6)-methyltransferase, coding for MEHWDRLRGDQGFYWDDGLFRPSTDTFLLGSFPVLRRGEQVCDLGAGTGLLGALLLTREPSLTVTGLELREDACRLARRTAQRSSWQERLLCQQGDLRRREDLPPAGGFDLVVSNPPYFPPETGRVSPQETRGTARSEITCTLEDVCRAAGWLLRWGGRFCVVFPTERLAELMETARRFGLEPKRLRLVQHDAVGAPGLVLLECRRGGKPGLRAEPTLLLYGPDGRETAEHRRAYFREEEQAL
- the recG gene encoding ATP-dependent DNA helicase RecG, giving the protein MAELSTNVRYIKGIGETRAKALEKLGITTLRDLISYFPRTYEDRTLTRPIRDLTEGENVCVRAMIAADPTAHRIPGGRPIVRTRAVDETGTLDVVFFNQEYRKNSLHRGEIYIFYGKVEGQRRHQMVNPLLEPEGRQHLTGRIMPIYSLTAGISQLMLTQAVRQGLDACRELLPDVLPDEVRREHRLCYINYAYENVHFPDSPEALTQARRRLAFEELFLLTCGLRLLRSRREDVFGPVCRKVSMDLFYNALPFTLTDAQRRAVEDTIGDMTAGRPMNRLCQGDVGSGKTMVAAACIWFAAQSGWQSALMAPTEILARQHFETLSPLMARLGLTCALLTGSTRSKERRETLAGLAGGTIDLCIGTHALLTGDVQYGRLGLVVTDEQHRFGVNQRAALSQKAEAPHMLVLSATPIPRTLALVIYGDLDVSVIDQLPPGRQKVDTFALGESYRPRVNAFLRKQVQEGHQVFIVCPLVGDGDTLPDERKAVTAYAKKLQEETFPDLRVSVLHGKMKPKEKEKVMETFAAGESDILVSTTVVEVGVDVPNATCMVVENAERFGLSQLHQLRGRVGRGQAKSYCILLSEHPSEETRRRLKVMTRTNNGFEISQEDLHLRGPGDFFGQRQHGLPTLKIADLACDMQLLEEAQSAARALLCRDEDLSRPEHRPLLERVRELFHDTADSMN
- a CDS encoding cytoplasmic protein, which translates into the protein MIDYTIDYIKAHDFSTGHRKRLLQDRKCGCFYCLKIFAPKEIRNWIEDVGGTAICPYCGIDSVIGEHSGYPITREFLEQMRQYWF
- the rsmI gene encoding 16S rRNA (cytidine(1402)-2'-O)-methyltransferase codes for the protein MSGTLYLVATPIGNLGDLSPRGVQTLQEADFIATEDTRVSMKLLNHFDIKKPLVSYHEHNRAAAGQAILARLLAGETCALVTDAGTPAISDPGEDLVRLCGENGVTVQAIPGCCAAVCALAVSGLPTGRFTFEGFLSANKKERREALTRLAAEQRTMVFHEAPHKLRPTLADMLELLGDRPVALCRELTKLHEETIRTTLSGAVALYREKEPRGEYVLVVAGAPRQEAPALTLAEGVAMVQSLRQQGQRMKDAVRRVAEDTGLSRNELYQAALQEE
- a CDS encoding magnesium transporter CorA family protein, whose protein sequence is MSELYELLTFEAFGQRYPELTSRHQILPGRGIFCKAERLQSGVIGTYAMPQRMAPTGEKHFFGYYLTEKKLLLVEKGGFLQGLLPGLPGETPAQLLSELLARLTAEDMESLQHYEERLTALEEVLLAQQAEDFDKKLFRIRRELSVLAGYYAQLDDLYAVLADAIPDAEEHVQRLLEHLSGKAQRLLTMTEQEKEYSLQLREMHQTQVDMRQNQIMKILTIVTTVFLPLSLIAGWYGMNFQNMPELTAEHGYLVICIVSVVCVLVELWIFKRKKWF